The window ATAAAGATATCCTAAAATCATGATGTATTTTATCCTGTCAGAATAGAAGGTAAAAGCATGAGTGATGTCACGGTCATTGACCTGACTCCTGAAAACATCGCCGAATACGGTGTCTGCGGGTATAAGGACGTAAAAAAGCACGTTGAGCTGAGAAGAAAAATAGACTGGTTCAAAAAATACTACCCAAAGGGACTAAGAATAAAGGCGGTTTTAACGAAGGAAGGGGAATACCAGGGGATGCTTGAATACATGCCGGGCCGCTATGCCCACCGCCCTGTCGATGCCGGCGGGTATATGTTTATCCAGTGCATCTTCGTCGGGTTCAGGAAAGAATTCAAGGGCCACGGTTATGCTTCCTCCCTCATAGACGCCTGCATAAGTGATGCAAAAAATGCAGGTATGAAAGGTGTTGCAGTCGTCACAAGAAAAGGCCCTTTTATGGCCAAAAAGGACATATTCGTCAAAAAGGGTTTTGTTATGGTCGATGAGGCAAAGCCTGATTTCGAACTTATGGCACTCAAATTCGACCCCGGGGCAGAAAATCCATCCTTTAAGGCGGATATAGAAAAGAACTGTGAAAAATATCCCGAAGGCCTGTCAATATTCCGTTCGGCCCAGTGCCCGTATTCTGAGAAAAACGTTGCGGCAATCATGGAGACGGCTTCAGAAAAATACGGTATAAAGGCCAGGCTTGTAGAAATGGAGGATGAAGAATCGGTCCAGAACGCACCCTCTCCCTTCGGGACGTTCTGCATCATGTACAACGGCAAGGTCATAAGTCACCACCCGATAAGCAATACAAGATTTGAAAACATCATGGATAAGATAATAAAATGAAGACTAAGAACACCGGCAATCAGATATATTTAATTAAAAAAATCTTTAGCCTGAAAAGGGTTCTTTAAGCTTTTTGATAGTATAATTTTTTTATCGCATCGATGTTTCTTACTTTTGCGGGTTCTTCCTTTACACCGGATTTTAAACAGGGATGTCACTCTCCCGGGTAAGCCCCGCAAAAAAAGGTTGGTATAATTAAGTCATCTGCATCACGGGCTGCAGAGACGGACACCCAGTTCATACGCCTTTTTGCAGTCTTCCGGAAACACCGTCCTGTGCCTTTTGAGTCTTTCCTTCGGGTCGAAAAGAGATGATACGTATTTGTCGTAGTTTGCAAACTGAAGCGTCTCATACGAACAAAGCTTCTCGGAATATCCGAATATTCTTACCAGAACATTTTCTATCGAGCCGAAAACGGCATCATACCCGACTTCCTTTGCCTGCTTTTCAGGAGCATTCATTGTGTATATCGCAGCCGTTTTGATTTTTCTCCCGAATATAGACGACGGGGGATTCGTATATGCAAGGTACTGGAAGAAAAGCCTTTCAAGAAACGATCTCATCTCTCCTGTTACGTCCCCGAAGTATACCGGAGAGCCGATTACAAGTGCGTCCGCACCGGCGATTTCCTCAAGGACAGGTGCAAGTCCGTCCTTCAATACACATTTTCCATAGCTTTTTCCGTCTTTGACCTTGCAGGCAAAACAGCTGGTGCACCCGCGGTAATCAAGGTTATAAAGATGAAAGATTTTTGTCTGTGCACCTTTTGAGGCGGCGCCTTCCAGCACTTTTTCAACAAGAGTCTCAGTATTCCACTTTATCCTCGGGCTGCCGTTTATTCCTATCACTTTCATTGAGATATCACACTCTTTAATTTTTTATTTTACCCGGAAACACTTAAACCTTCAAATCCATGTCACTTTAACCGGATTTCGGCCGGGAACAGATTTCGCCTGATATCTGGGATATCCGAACATCACCGCATATCCAACCTTCCTCCCGTCAGGGATTCCTATTTCGTCCTGGAGAGGCTTATACGAAGAGGCCGCCATTGAAACGAATCCGGCCCAGCATGTCCCTATACCGAAGGCAGGTGCAGCAACGTCAAAATTTGTAAGGGCTATTATGGCGTCGACCGGAGAAACCGGGTTTCCCTCAGGGATATGCGCAAAAAGAAGATGAGGGGCATTGCGGCAGATAACGTCATTTCCTCCTTCAAAAGCCGTGATAAGCCCTCCCATCAGGCCGCTCATCGGGTGACTGACATTGACAAGCGTCTTCATCCATTCGATGGTAAGTTCAGCAATCCGTCTCACCTTTTCAAAGTCATATACGACTATCCATTCGACGGTCTGCCCGTTTCCACCTGAAGGTGCGTACCTTGCAATGTCCAGAAGCTCCGCTATTTTCTCCTTCTGCACCGGGTCTTTTGTATATAATCTGACAGAACGCCTTTTTTTCAGGTAAAGATCAATGTCTTCCGGGGAAATCTCTCCCGTACCTTCAGGCTGGTACTCGCGGTCGTCAGGGCGGAAACTGTGCTTAAGTGCTTTTTCAGGACAAAAAGCCTCGCAGTGCCCGCAAAGTATGCAAAGACCTGACATACCCTCTTCAACATACGGAAGATTATTTTTTCCTGCCGGAATCACGATACCCATAGGGCATACTTCGGAGCAGGTCCCGCATTTTGTACAGAGACTGCCGTCAACGGTTATTGTATCCATGTATACTGATTCACCTCTTTTTCCGTTATATTTATCAGTCTTTGCCATTCTCCATTAATTTTCTGCCCGCACTCCAGGCATCTCCGGCGTACTCTCCGAGTGTCCAGTAATTATTGTCAGGCATAGTCAGAATGAGGGGATCTATCTTCTTAAAATCGGGTTTGTTCCCGCTGAAAACGTTTCCGTCCGCATATGCTCCTGCAATTTCTCCGATATAGAGGCTGTTTGACGGGAGAAGAACTGTCTTAACAAGCCTGCATTCGAGTGACACCGGACATTCGGATATCATAGGCGCCGTTTCAAGCCGCCCGTAGAATACATCAAAGACGCAGGACTTATCGGTCTTAACTCCTGAAACCATACCGCAATAATCCGCTTTTTCGAGAAGCGACCTTGGGACAATATTTACAGAGAAGGTTTCAGTCCCGGCGATTCCCTTTGGCGTATAATGAGTGTTTCCGATTGCACATACAATCATAGGAGGGCTTGCGTTTGCACGGGTGCACCACCCTGCGGTCATGAAGTTAGCTTTCCCGTGAACCTTTGTCCCTACAAGAACAACAGGCATCGGGATGAAGAAGTTAGGATTTATTTCCTTCTTTTCCATGGATGACCTCTCTGTTTTTTTGCATAATATATATTGCCCCAAAAATTACCCTGAAATATCCTTACCGGTTAACGCAGGGTAAGACATCCGCCCATACAAACATATATTCCACAGAATTAACCAAAACTTACCGGATGATCTTACAATGAGCTCTCGGGAAGGTTTCGGTTCATTTACATGGAATGCGTCCGACTACTGCAAAAATTCACCTGCCCAGAAAAAATGGGGAAATGAGCTTATCGAAAAACTCGGGCTTAACGGAAGCGAACGGCTTCTTGATATCGGTTGTGGTGACGGGACACTGACGGCTGAGATTTCACGCCTGCTCCCGAAAGGCCAAGACCGTCTTATTCATGTAAGAATGGCAAGACTTGAAGCCAAAGCGAAAAAACCTGAAAAATGAAGCCCGGGAACTTTCCGGTTTTCAGGAAATCATACCATTTACTCATATCAATGAATGCCAAGGTCAGAAAGTATCTTCTCGTGAGTATAGTAAATTCCCTTCTTATATTCTTCAAGTGACTCTTCAATAACCAGGAGTTCTTCTTTTGTCAGGGGTTCATTATCACTTTGGCAGTCCATAAATCTTTTTTTGCCCTCACATATGATGGGCCTTTTGGATGATAACGGTGTTTTTTATTAAAATGGTACTCTAAACAAAACCTTCCTCAAGATACAGTTCTGCGAAATGTTAATTTATGATAATGAATACTTTTTAAAATCAGCGCAAAAATTCAGGACATTGCATCACAAAATTCTCTGGTCAGGATTTAAGGTGCTATGACCTGGTTTTCAACGTGAAACTGATATATCCGTTAACATTTTAATCAGGCGACAATTGGGGGTTAAAAAAATGTCTGATGATATTACACTGGCAATGGCTGCAGTGGAGAAATGGATTGGCAACCCGTTCTCACTATCTCTTCTCAGATTCGTCGTAAGTGACGACAAATGCGGAAACAGACTTTCAAACGCAATAGACAGCTACCTGGGCTGTGATACGGACATGTGCCGGAGGTGCAGGCTGGCCGGAAAAATTGTGGGATACACGGTCAAAAAAGGAGGAAGTCTCTTCGGAATAGATGACGACACAATTAAAGAAGGGCTTTCCAACCCGGTATTCAAAAGAGGGCTTATGAATGTACTTAAAGGAATCGCCCAGTACGGAGTCACAAAGCCCCAGATAATAAATGCACCGTTTCTCGTGGTCTGGGACTTCACGCACCTCTGCAACCTGAAATGCAGACACTGCTACCAGGACGCACAAAAGGCGCTTCCTGACGAACTCACAACGGACGAGTCAAAAAGACTCATAGATGAACTTGCCTCGGCAGGAGTCGTCGTCATTGCTTTTTCAGGCGGAGAGCCACTTATGAGAAAGGACTTCTTTGAGGTCGCTTCATATGCAAACCAGAAAGGGATGTACGTTGCACTGGCGAGCAACGGAACGATGATTGACAGCAAAACGGCATCAAGACTCAGAAAAACAGGTGTAGATTACATAGAAATATCCATCGACGGAAAGGATGCAGTGCAGCATGACGCCATGAGAGGAATACACGGTGCATTTGACCGCAGTGTTGAAGGCATAAAAAACTGCGTAAAAGAAGGCATATACACGTGCATTGCAACTACCGTCACACAGGACAACTACTGCCAGATGAACGAAATCTACGACTTTGTAAAGGATACCGGTGCAAAAAGGCTCATCTGCTTCAATTTCATTCCGACAGGAAGGGGAACCGAGATGGCAAACCGCGACATTCAGCCGTGCGAAAGGGAGAAACTTTTGGAAAGGATACTTTCAAAAAACAGCCCCGGTGTCTACCCCGAAGTCCTTTCCACAGCACCACAGTTTGCCCGTGTGGCTGTAGACAGGCATGAAAAATCCGGTGTCCCGGTAGGTCACTTCTATCTGGGAGGGGCCATAAAGGGAAAGACAAGAATGCTTGCCGACTTCATTGGCGGGTGCGGTGCAGGAAGACTTTACTGCAGCATTGAGCCGCAGGGAGACGTTCAGCCGTGTGTATTCATGCCTGTCAATGTCGGAAACGTAAGAGAAAATGACTTTCTCACTATATGGCACACATCACCGGTCCTAAAACAGCTGAGAAACCGCGACCTCCTGAAAGGAAACTGCGGAAAATGCCCGGACAAATACATCTGCGGCGGGTGCAGGGCCAGAGCATGGTCATACTTCAGCGACCTTTCGATGCCCGACCCCGGATGTATCAAAAACGAATCTCTGTGGGACGAAATTGAAGACAAGCAGAAAAGCTACAGCGTGAAGGCAGAAGAGCCTCTGACCGATAAAAAAACAGTTGTGGTAACGGCATCTGCCGGACGATAAAAATCCCACCCACTTTCACCGGTAGGGACATGAACCATTTTTTAACTTCCCGAAAGCTTTTATCCGGTGCAATAAACTGCCTGCCCATTTCAGGTTATGCCGTATGAAAAACGGAGACTTATTCAGATTAACTACCGTTTTCAGTCATTTTTCTTGCAGAAAAGAAAACCCTTTTTGCCGATTTCGGTGAAACACGATAGTTATGACCGGTGACAGGAAAGCAATAGGCCTTGCCGAAGCCGTTTCAATAGGGATCGGAGGCATGGTCGGAGGCGGCATATTCGCTGTATTGGGCCTTGCAGTAAAGCTTTCCGGGGGCGGGACGCCGGTCGCATTCATGATAGCGGGGCTTGTCGCAATAGTAACCTCATACTCCTACGCAAAGCTTTCGGTAGCATATCCAAGTCCCGGGGGGACTGTTAAATTCATAATCAAAGGATACGGAAACGGCCTTTTTTCAGGCACGATGAACCTTCTGATATGGATAAGCTATATTATAATGCTCTCCCTTTACGCATACGCCTTCGGAAGTTACGGGGCGACGTTTTTTCCTGAAAACATACAGTTTCTGATGAAGCATGTTCTTGCAACGGCAGTTATCCTCATTTTGATGTTTTTAAACGTCTTAAAGGCAAACGTCGTCGGAAAGGCGGAGGACGTGATAGTCGCAATAAAACTGGCAATCCTTATTGTTTTCACCGCGATAGGCCTTCTGTCCGTTAACACCGCATCGCTTTCGCCTTCGACATGGTCTCCGGCGCTTACCCTCGTATCGGGAGGTTTCATCATATTCGTTGCGTATGAAGGGTTTGAACTTATCGCAAACACCGCAAAAGATGTCCGTAACCCTGAAAAGACCCTGCCCCATGCTTTCTACATTTCTGTCGGGTTTGTCGCGGTGCTTTATATCCTGATAGCAATAGTTGCCGTAGGAAACCTTTCACTGGACAAAATCGCGGCATCTAGTGATTATGCACTTGCCGAGGCCGCAACTCCGTTTTTAGGGCATGCAGGCTTTGTCCTTATAGCAATCGCGGCCCTTCTTTCAACAGCATCGGCAATAAACGCGACATTCTACGGGACGGCCCGTTTAAGCTACATAATCGCGAAATCAGGCGAACTCCCACATTTTCTTGAAAAGGAGGTCTGGAACCGCCACCTTGAGGGACTTTTCATCACCGCGGCGATAACCCTTGTAATAACAAATACTCTTGACCTCCAGGACATATCGACGATGGGCTCTGCCGGGTTTTTGATAATATTTGCGGCCGTAAACTACGCAAACGTCCGCCTGTCGAAAGAAACAGGTTCAAAACGTATAATTCCGGCACTAGGAACAGTCCTCTGCCTTGCGGCGGCAGGATTTCTGGTCTATGACACGGTTGTTACCGCACCGGTGAAGCTTTTAGTGCTTGTCGTCATGTTCGGCCTTGCTTTCGGAATCGAATACCTGTATTATCATCTTGGCGAAAGGGAAATAAGCATAGATGACAGGGAAGAAGATGATTTTTAGGATTCTTTTCACTGTATAACCAGCCGCAACTGCGAAAACCCGGCATAAACCCTTATTGAAAATATGCAGGACTATTTTCTATGCACCTTTGTATTAACACCTTAAAGTTACGGTAACCGGACAAAAGACAAAAAAATAGGTTATATATAATATTTCATGACTCAGAACAGCAGCTTTTTCTTTGGGTCGAGGTTTGTCTCCATAGTCCAGAAGTAGGCTTCGCCTTTCGATATCCTGAATATGGCAAGTTTCGGGCTGTCGGCCGTAAGACCAAAGTCTTTTAGGAACGGGCGGTCATTAAGAGACTTCTCTTTTAGTTTCAGGTCGTCCAGAAACTCGGCACGGCCCGCGATGCGAAGAACCCTGTCCTTTTTTTCGCTTATAAACCCGAGTTCAAGGACGGGATTTTTCTCCATCTGCTTATAGATATCCTTTATAGTCCATATCTGGAAGTAAAACCCGGTCTTATCGGCAAACCACATCCCGAGAGGCCTCACACGTGGCTGGTCTCCGTCTTCTGTTCCCACCCATGCAACAGGGTTTTCGTTCGCGAACTTAATGCATTCTTCTAGGTCCATAATTCATCAACTGATCTACATATGCACGAGATTTAATAAATGCAGTGGCACATAAAATCAACAAAAAAATGAACAGGACAAATATTCCAAAAACCTTATTTTTGTTCTTTCCGTGCCTTTTTCACGATATCACGGATAAATTCTGTTTTTCCATCCGTGTATGCCTCGCGGTTGAACTCATATTTTTCCTTCAGGCGAATTTTCAAAGAGGCATACTCTTTTGCAGCGTCGTTGTGCTTTTCCAGGTAATCCCTGAAATACAGCTCGTCCCAGTCTCCCTTATACCTTACATGGATATGGTAAGCCTGGCCCGTGAAGCCCTCTTTCCCGTATCCTTTCATAAACATCATATGGGGAGGGGGATTTTGTGGCTGCGGATCAAAAGCATAACCCATATTTGTCAGTTTTGCGACGATATCACTGTTTTTCATGTCACTTCTGACTTCAAGCAGAATATCAATCGTAGGCTTTGCAGGCATGCCTTTGACTGAAGTGCTACCGATATGCGATATTTTTTCAATATTTCCCGCACCAAGAGATTTTTTGATAAGCTCTTTTTCATCGGCGAATATTTTCGGCCATTTTGGGTCGTATTTCGATATAATTATAGGATAGAGTTTTCCTAACCTTGATATTTCATTTTTGTCGGTAATCATTCAGGTAATACCTTATTGGCAAAACATGAATTTTATATTTTGCAGCATTACGATTTATCAAAAAGAATCATTCACGAAACCTGGCGTACATAATTTCGTCCATAAGTCTTCCTTTTTTAAAGATGGCGTCTTTTAAAACGGCCTCAAGGACAAACCCGCATTTTTCAAGAACCCTTGCAGATGCAGGGTTGCACCCGAAGACCCCGGCCTGAATTCTTGCAATGTCAAACCTCTCAAAAGCGACCGGTACAACCGCCTTCACGGCTTCTGTAACAATCCCTCTTCCCCAGAAAGGCTCTCCAAGCCAGTAGCCTATTTCGGCAGTCTTCCTGTAGACGTCACTTAAAATACTTATCCCGATTCCGCCGCACGCTTCTCCACCAGTCTCGATTGCAAGCATAAAGCCGTTCTCCAAAACATTTGCAGCCGATATAAACTTCAGTGCGTCGTCCCGGAAATAAGGACTCGGAAACCCGTCCCTTAAGTTTCCGGCGACATTAGGGTTGTCAGCGTATTTAACGATGGAATCAGCGTCGGCAACACTCCACGGACGAAGGACTGCCAAAGACGTTTTTATAAAAACAGGTTCTGAAGTTTCCATTCTATCACTGCTTCATGTTATTGATTCCGTATATATGAAAAAACCTTTACAAAATATCTTTAGGATTAGTTTAAAAAAAGGAGATCTTTTTTATCACGCCTTTAACCTTTAAATCAGGACTCTGCACCTTCGCTTCCGGAAGGACTATCACCAGCACTGTCTTTTGGTCTTAAGTCCCACCCGGGTTTTTTGTACTCGTGAAGGATGAAAGGCCCCGAACCAAGAACAATAATTCCAATGAGGAGGATTCCTGCATAGAAGAACGGGTTGAGGTTTTCTCCCGAAGGCTGGATGAAACCTATGAAAAACGCAAGGATACTTGCAATAACCCCGACGGATGCGACAAAACGCATTGCAGGCACTTTAAAGCCCCTTTTTGTATCAGGAGCGCTTTTCCTCAGCTTCATCGCCGTCATAAACATCATAACGTACATTATAAGGTAGAGCTGAACGGCCATAGCGGAAAGTATCCAGAAAGCCTCTCCCACCGACGGTATAAGTGCATAGAACAGTGCAAGAACAGTTACGATAATTCCCTGCACAGCCATTATGTTCTCCTGCATCCCGGCTTTGTTCGTCCTTTGGAGCCACGGGGGGAGGTATCCTTCCTTTCCCACAAACAAAAGACCACGGCTCGGACCCGGAATCCATGTTACGACCGAGGCGAGAACACCTATAACGACAAGACAGGCCATAACTGATGCTCCCCACGATATACCCACATGGGCGAACAAAACGTCAAAAGCCTGGAAAACACCCGTAGTCAGGTCAATTCCTGACGCAGGAAGGCATGCAGAAATAGCAAGCGTTCCCGGTATGAATATAAGGAGAATAAGGACTGATGCCATAAGTATTGATTTCGGGTAATTTTTCGCAGGTTTGTGCATATCCGTTACATGGACAGCGTTCAT of the Methanomicrobium sp. W14 genome contains:
- a CDS encoding N-acetyltransferase, encoding MSDVTVIDLTPENIAEYGVCGYKDVKKHVELRRKIDWFKKYYPKGLRIKAVLTKEGEYQGMLEYMPGRYAHRPVDAGGYMFIQCIFVGFRKEFKGHGYASSLIDACISDAKNAGMKGVAVVTRKGPFMAKKDIFVKKGFVMVDEAKPDFELMALKFDPGAENPSFKADIEKNCEKYPEGLSIFRSAQCPYSEKNVAAIMETASEKYGIKARLVEMEDEESVQNAPSPFGTFCIMYNGKVISHHPISNTRFENIMDKIIK
- a CDS encoding flavodoxin family protein; protein product: MKVIGINGSPRIKWNTETLVEKVLEGAASKGAQTKIFHLYNLDYRGCTSCFACKVKDGKSYGKCVLKDGLAPVLEEIAGADALVIGSPVYFGDVTGEMRSFLERLFFQYLAYTNPPSSIFGRKIKTAAIYTMNAPEKQAKEVGYDAVFGSIENVLVRIFGYSEKLCSYETLQFANYDKYVSSLFDPKERLKRHRTVFPEDCKKAYELGVRLCSP
- a CDS encoding nitroreductase family protein, whose protein sequence is MDTITVDGSLCTKCGTCSEVCPMGIVIPAGKNNLPYVEEGMSGLCILCGHCEAFCPEKALKHSFRPDDREYQPEGTGEISPEDIDLYLKKRRSVRLYTKDPVQKEKIAELLDIARYAPSGGNGQTVEWIVVYDFEKVRRIAELTIEWMKTLVNVSHPMSGLMGGLITAFEGGNDVICRNAPHLLFAHIPEGNPVSPVDAIIALTNFDVAAPAFGIGTCWAGFVSMAASSYKPLQDEIGIPDGRKVGYAVMFGYPRYQAKSVPGRNPVKVTWI
- a CDS encoding flavin reductase family protein, which gives rise to MEKKEINPNFFIPMPVVLVGTKVHGKANFMTAGWCTRANASPPMIVCAIGNTHYTPKGIAGTETFSVNIVPRSLLEKADYCGMVSGVKTDKSCVFDVFYGRLETAPMISECPVSLECRLVKTVLLPSNSLYIGEIAGAYADGNVFSGNKPDFKKIDPLILTMPDNNYWTLGEYAGDAWSAGRKLMENGKD
- a CDS encoding class I SAM-dependent methyltransferase, with amino-acid sequence MSSREGFGSFTWNASDYCKNSPAQKKWGNELIEKLGLNGSERLLDIGCGDGTLTAEISRLLPKGQDRLIHVRMARLEAKAKKPEK
- a CDS encoding radical SAM/SPASM domain-containing protein translates to MSDDITLAMAAVEKWIGNPFSLSLLRFVVSDDKCGNRLSNAIDSYLGCDTDMCRRCRLAGKIVGYTVKKGGSLFGIDDDTIKEGLSNPVFKRGLMNVLKGIAQYGVTKPQIINAPFLVVWDFTHLCNLKCRHCYQDAQKALPDELTTDESKRLIDELASAGVVVIAFSGGEPLMRKDFFEVASYANQKGMYVALASNGTMIDSKTASRLRKTGVDYIEISIDGKDAVQHDAMRGIHGAFDRSVEGIKNCVKEGIYTCIATTVTQDNYCQMNEIYDFVKDTGAKRLICFNFIPTGRGTEMANRDIQPCEREKLLERILSKNSPGVYPEVLSTAPQFARVAVDRHEKSGVPVGHFYLGGAIKGKTRMLADFIGGCGAGRLYCSIEPQGDVQPCVFMPVNVGNVRENDFLTIWHTSPVLKQLRNRDLLKGNCGKCPDKYICGGCRARAWSYFSDLSMPDPGCIKNESLWDEIEDKQKSYSVKAEEPLTDKKTVVVTASAGR
- a CDS encoding APC family permease, with product MTGDRKAIGLAEAVSIGIGGMVGGGIFAVLGLAVKLSGGGTPVAFMIAGLVAIVTSYSYAKLSVAYPSPGGTVKFIIKGYGNGLFSGTMNLLIWISYIIMLSLYAYAFGSYGATFFPENIQFLMKHVLATAVILILMFLNVLKANVVGKAEDVIVAIKLAILIVFTAIGLLSVNTASLSPSTWSPALTLVSGGFIIFVAYEGFELIANTAKDVRNPEKTLPHAFYISVGFVAVLYILIAIVAVGNLSLDKIAASSDYALAEAATPFLGHAGFVLIAIAALLSTASAINATFYGTARLSYIIAKSGELPHFLEKEVWNRHLEGLFITAAITLVITNTLDLQDISTMGSAGFLIIFAAVNYANVRLSKETGSKRIIPALGTVLCLAAAGFLVYDTVVTAPVKLLVLVVMFGLAFGIEYLYYHLGEREISIDDREEDDF
- a CDS encoding pyridoxamine 5'-phosphate oxidase family protein, with protein sequence MDLEECIKFANENPVAWVGTEDGDQPRVRPLGMWFADKTGFYFQIWTIKDIYKQMEKNPVLELGFISEKKDRVLRIAGRAEFLDDLKLKEKSLNDRPFLKDFGLTADSPKLAIFRISKGEAYFWTMETNLDPKKKLLF
- a CDS encoding GrpB family protein gives rise to the protein MITDKNEISRLGKLYPIIISKYDPKWPKIFADEKELIKKSLGAGNIEKISHIGSTSVKGMPAKPTIDILLEVRSDMKNSDIVAKLTNMGYAFDPQPQNPPPHMMFMKGYGKEGFTGQAYHIHVRYKGDWDELYFRDYLEKHNDAAKEYASLKIRLKEKYEFNREAYTDGKTEFIRDIVKKARKEQK
- a CDS encoding GNAT family N-acetyltransferase, translating into METSEPVFIKTSLAVLRPWSVADADSIVKYADNPNVAGNLRDGFPSPYFRDDALKFISAANVLENGFMLAIETGGEACGGIGISILSDVYRKTAEIGYWLGEPFWGRGIVTEAVKAVVPVAFERFDIARIQAGVFGCNPASARVLEKCGFVLEAVLKDAIFKKGRLMDEIMYARFRE
- a CDS encoding amino acid permease produces the protein MGDDKKDAEKAFQNPVKSINWVTMALLTTVAVASIRGLPAMAPYGLSSIVLYVIPAIVFLIPTALVSAELASGWEGGIFGWVYAAYGGRAGMVAIWQQWIQNVVWFPVQLAFFAAAVAYIFNPSLAQNGVFVGFIIIVVYWIANLIALRGVKTFSEIGSKGLIIGTLLPVLVLVILAVIFVFTGGKTDIPVSASGFVPMWAGIGSVVLIISNFLSFAGMEMNAVHVTDMHKPAKNYPKSILMASVLILLIFIPGTLAISACLPASGIDLTTGVFQAFDVLFAHVGISWGASVMACLVVIGVLASVVTWIPGPSRGLLFVGKEGYLPPWLQRTNKAGMQENIMAVQGIIVTVLALFYALIPSVGEAFWILSAMAVQLYLIMYVMMFMTAMKLRKSAPDTKRGFKVPAMRFVASVGVIASILAFFIGFIQPSGENLNPFFYAGILLIGIIVLGSGPFILHEYKKPGWDLRPKDSAGDSPSGSEGAES